Part of the Paenibacillus sp. FSL R7-0273 genome is shown below.
GGTGGAATGGCAGACACGCTATCTTGAGGGGGTAGTGGGCGTATGCTCGTGGAGGTTCGAGTCCTCTCTACCGCATAATATGCTAAAAGCAAAAGAGCCTTGATTTATCAAGGCTCTTTTGCTTTTTTTTGTTTGATAAATAAAAACAATCTGATTTTTCAGGTTGTTTTATTTTTTGCTAATTTGATGTGATGATCATGTTATGTTAATGGCTTTTAATAGTATTTCCTGATTTAACATGTAACTTATTATACGTTTGGATGCACTATTTTTCTTGATTGGTGAGTTAAAAGGAGTTTTTGTTGTGCATTTTTCCGAAAATATGTTACATATATTGACGTTAATATGCATTGAAACTATCATTGTATTCAATTAAGAATCCATTCTTGATTAGCTTGTATCTCTAATGAGAGACGGAGTGATGCCGGATATGACTAAAAGAAAGGAGATGGAGATCTACAGGGACATTAAACTCGCAATCACGCAACACAAGCTGCTGCCGAATACACAGCTGGTTGAGGATGCGCTGGCTGAAGCGTTTCAGGTCAGCCGTACGCCCATAAGGAATGTTCTAAGAAGACTGGCGATGGAGAAGCTGGTTACAGTCATTCCATACCGGGGGGCCTTTGTCTCCTGTCCCAGTGTCGATGAGGCGAGAGAGGTCTTTGAAATGCGGCGGGTCATCGAAACATCAATGGTCCGGAAGCTGTGCGCAATCGTGAAGCCTGAGCAACTAGCCCCGCTGGAGATTCTTATCCGGGAGGAGCATGAGGCTAGTCATGAAGGTGATATTGTCGGGGCGCTGGATGTCACAGTAGATATACATCTAAAGCTGGCAGAGCTGGCGGATAACTATTATTACTATCATTTTTTAGAGGAGCTGATCTCACTCACCTCGGTTATCATTTCCCTCTACGGGACGAATCAGAGCTTCTGTCATGACCATGAGGAATTATTAGCGGCCATTCTGCGGCAGGACGGAGAGCAGGCGGCTCATATTATGGAAGAGCATCTCTGGCAGATCGAGCGTTCGCTGAATTTTACCGAGACGACGACCAATGTGCTGAATTTTAAGGAAATTTTTCATAAGTGATTTTTTTTGAACCAGATTGTATCCAATTTCGGATGCCAAAGAATCAGAAAATGCATACAAAGGAGTGGGGAGAATTGAAAAAACGGGCATTCATGCTGGGTATGATGACGGCGGCAACGACTGTACTGGGCGCTTGCGGAAGCGAAGCCAATGAGGGGGCGGCGGCTGAAAGCGGCAGCACCATCACCATAACGCTTATGCATAGATACCAGGACTCCAATATCGGCAAAAGCCCGGAGGATACTGCAGTGCTTGACGGGCTGAAGCGGTTCCGTGCAGATTATCCGAATGTCGAGGTCATTGAAGAGCAGCTGCAGAACGAGGATTACTCCATCAAGGCCCAGGCACTGGCAGCGGCTGATGATATGCCCGATGTATTCATCGTCCCCGGCTCATGGATGACCAATTTCGTAGATAACGAAATCGCACTTCCCCTGAACGCTGAACTGGATAAGCGTACCGAGTGGCGCGACGGTTACCGCGCAGGAACACTGGATGCCGGAACACGTGAAGGTCAGGTGTATGGCATTCCAATCGCAGCCGGGCCAACCCATCTGATCTATTACAACGCAGATATGTTCGCAGAGGCCGGATACAGCCAGTTCCCTGCGACCTGGCAGGAGCTGATGGATGCGGGCGGAAAGCTGGCCGAGAAGGGTGTTAATCTGTTCTCATACGGAGACAAGTCTAAAGGCTACGCGATGTCCAGCTGGATAAGCGCCTTAACCGACCGGATAAGCGGACCGGAATGGACCGAATCCATCCTGACAGGAGGCGGAGCGAAATTCACAGACAAGGGCTTCGTGCAGGCAATCGGTATAATGAGTGATCTGGCCAAAGCCGGTTATCTGAACAAGGATCTGAATTCTGTTGATTCCGATACTATGGTCAACTATTACTTCGAAGGCCGCTCCGCGGCATTTGTCAGCGGCATCTGGTCAGCAATGAACGTGGTGAACAATGCACCGGCAGAAATCACTGATGCTACGCGAGTGGCCGTATTCCCGGGTGTTGACGGGGGTCTGGGCAATCCGCTCAGTTCTTCCGGAGGAGCCGGCGTCTATTACAGCGTCAATGCGGGCGTCCAGGCTGGTGAGAAGCTTGATGCCATTATGACTATGCTTGATTATATGACCGGTTCCGGCAGCGCCAAGCTGATGGCTGAGGTCGGGGGCTTTCCGGCTTTTGATCCCGGAGCATTTGATACGGCCAAGCTTCATCCGGTTGCACTTGCGGCTTATGAGGCCAGTGCGGCAGCCGACGCAACCAAAATCTTCGACCTTTGGTTCGACGCCTCGATTGTTGAAGTCATCAATACAGGAATTCAAGGTGTAATGGCAGGGTCCAGTACACCGGAACAGCTGGCCCAGGAAACCCAGAAGGCCTATGAGACCTTTTTGGCCAATCCTTAACCGGAACCAGGATGCATTTAGGGGGCTGGGCGGGGTAAAGCCGGTTTCCGGAGATTATTTCTAGAGGGGTGAGGACATGGGCAAGGCGCTGCGCCCGAAGGGCTGGGTGCTTCTGGCATATCTGCTTCCGGGACTTATAATATATTCCTTTGTTGTGCTGGTTCCCATATTTTCCGCTTTCCGTTACAGCTTCTACTCATGGACGGGAGGCCCCAAAAAAACGTATATCGGTATAGGCAACTACCTGGAGCTGCTCCGGGATGAGGTGTTCTGGCATTCATTCCTGAACAATGTGCTTATGACGGTATACGGCCTGATTGGACAAGTAGGGCTCGCCTTTATTTTTGCTCTGCTGCTGATGTCCAAAATCGTCAAGCTGAAGGGCCTGCACCGGACGATGAGCTATTTTCCATCCACACTGGCTCCTGTGATCATCGCATTCCTCTGGATGCTGATCTACAACTATAATTACGGGCTGTTGAACGCCGGATTGACCAAGCTCGGTCTTGGTAACCTGGTGCAATCCTGGCTCGATCTGACAGGTCCGATTGTCCTCCTGGTGTCCATTCCTCTATCCTGGCAAAATATCGGGTTCTTTACACTGCTGATGCTGGCGGGGCTGTCATCGATTAACAAGGAGGTTTTGGAGGTTGCTGAGCTGGACGGGGCTACAGGTGTCCGTAAGGCCTGGTATGTCATTATTCCATTGGCCAAGCCTACGCTGGTCGTTGCCTCTCTGCTCTGCATCGCCAATAATATGCGCGGCTTCGAGCATATCTACGCAATGACCGGAGGGGGGCCGGGCAATGCATCCTCAGTAATGGCGCTGTATGCGTACCAGACCTCGTTCCTCCGCTTCCGCTACGGATATGGTTCGGCACTGGCTATTGCCATTATTGCACTGACCATGCTCATGATCCTGCTCTCGACACTTGCGCTGAAACGCGGGGAGAATCAAAAGGGAGGTGCGTATTAATGGAGCTCCAGCTGGAATTAAAATCGCAGGCCAGCTCCCGCCGGCTGCTTCCGGGTCCGGCCAAGCTGATGGTGAACGCATTAATGCTGCTTTTTACCGCCAGCTGCATTATACCGCTGCTCTGGATTGGTTATTCATCCCTGAAAACGCAGGCGGAGTTCGCCAACAATATTCTCAGCCTGCCCAGTGCCCCGCAGTTCGGAAATTATCTGGAGGCCATCAAAATCACCAATATGCTCCAGCTGTCCTGGAACAGCGCGAGAGTGACGCTCCTGTCGGTTATCGGTATTACGGCAATTTCGTTCGTAACAGGCTACATCACGGCCCGGCTCGACTTCAAGGGAAAGAAGGCAATGATATTTTACTACCTGTTCGGTATGCTTGTGCCGATTCACGCCCTGCTTGTTCCGATCTATCTCTTATTCAAAAATTTCGGCTTGGCAGACGAATGGTACACGCTGATTATTCCGTATATTGCCTTTAACCTGTCTCTTCCAATCATGCTGGTCAGCAGCTACGTGGTCGGCATTCCTAAAGAAATCGAAGAAGCGGCAGCTATTGACGGTCTCAGCTTCAGCGGAACGATGTTCCGTATCATTTTCCCGATCGCAGTGCCGGTGCTGACTACGGTCGCTATTCTGCAGTTTTTCTCCTGCTGGAACGAATTTTCCTTTGCACTGGTGCTGCTCAAGGATGAGTCGCTGCGGACAGTTCCGCTTGGAATGTCGTATTTTAAGTCTCAGCACAGTACCAACTATCCGCAGCTGATGGCGGGGATGGTCCTGTCGATGCTTCCTGTTACCTTAGTCTATTTTACATTCAGCTCGCGCATTATCGCCGGCGTCATGTCAGGCGCAGTCAAGGGATAAACCGCTTGGCCGCTATAACTTCACACTAATGGAGGGATATTATGCTAAATAACAATTACAATCAGGAACAGACTCAGCTGCGGACACCAGACCGGTCACGCTGGAATGAATCCTTTTACCGCAGATCAATGGAGCTGCCGGATGAGCTGCTGATTGGTGCTATTGACAGTCATGTGCATGCCGGTCCTGTATTGAATTCGAACCCCGGACATCTTGATCCGATCCAGGTGGCACAGGAAGCGGCTGCTGCAGGCATGAAAAGCATTGTGTATTATGATGTTTTTGGCTGGGCTTCAGGAATGGCGTGGGTTGTAAACCGGCATGTTCCGGGGATTCATACGTATGGAGGCTATTTGATGAATTCCTGCCATGGCGGCATGAATCCGCGTTCGGTGAAAACTGCGCTGCACATGGAGGAGGGCTGCCGCTTCATCAGCTTTGGATCGCATTGTACCCGCCATTCCGCAGAACGGGAGTCTACACTTATTGACGGGAAGCTGGTTCCATTCAAGGACGCTTTTCCGAAATTCGCAGAGAAGGAGCTGCCTGTGGCAACATCAATCCCGCTGGAAGGGCCTGTATCGGAAGAGTTGGACGAAATTCTGAGCATGGTGGCGGAGCATCCGGAGGTGTATCTGAACACGGGGCATGTATCTGTCCCTGAGGCGCTCCGTCTGCTGGATCTTGCGGAGCAATACGGTATAGCTAAGGTGCTGATCGCCCATCCGGTGCGCGGCCAGATGACGATAGAGGAGCAGAAAGCGGCCGCGGCCAGGGGCGCTTTTCTGGAAGCCTGTCTTGTGGACTGGCTGTATCCTGATGTTCCCCGGACACATTATTATGTCGAGCGGGAATACATGGACATGGGTGCTGAGCTAGGGCGCTTCTCAAATGCGACAAAATGGATGAAGACGATCCGCGAAGTCGGGATCGGCCAGTTCGTGCTCGGCACCGATTATGGCATCCGCGCAGCGTCAACACCGGTACAGGGGATGAGGACAATGATCGCCAGCATGCTGGATTACCAGTTCTCCCCGGACGATATATACCGGATGGTAGCCACCAATCCTGCAAGGCTAATCGGCATCGAGTCGTAGATTGCCGCGGTATGCGCGGTTACAATCAGCAAGGACAGGAGGAGAGAGGGCATGGAATCCGCGACTTCATATGATCTCGTTATCACCGGGGGACATATCGTTACAGAATCAGCTGTAGAGCGTAAGGATATTGGCATTGTAAATGGTGTGATTGCAGAAATTTCAGAGAATATCGATCCCGAAGGGGCCGCAGTGGTAGATGCCCGGGGGCTGACGGTGATGCCTGGTGTAATTGACTCGCACGTGCATTTCAATGAGCCGGGATTAGGGTCCTGGGAAGGGTTCCGGACGGGGTCGGCTGCGCTTGCAGCCGGCGGGGGCACCTGCTTTTTGGATATGCCGCTCAATGGTATTCCTCCAACCGTTTCCCTCAGTGCACTTCAGCAGAAGAGAGCGTGTGCTTCGGGCAGGACGTATGCCGATTACGGCTTCTGGGGCGGGTTAATGCCCGGTCATCTTAAGGACCTGCCTCTGCTGGCACAGGCGGGAGTAATCGGGTTCAAGGCATTCATGTCCTCTCCGGGTGATAAGGATAAGGAAGCATTCCGCCGTTCGGACGACCGGACCCTTAAGGAAGGAATGCGGATTATCGCTGAAACGGGAAAGGTGCTGGCACTTCATGCGGAGCACGAGCCTACCGTGGCACGTCTAACCCGGGAAGCCCGCAGCCAGGGGCGTCTCGGTGCGGCGAGCTATACCG
Proteins encoded:
- a CDS encoding GntR family transcriptional regulator yields the protein MTKRKEMEIYRDIKLAITQHKLLPNTQLVEDALAEAFQVSRTPIRNVLRRLAMEKLVTVIPYRGAFVSCPSVDEAREVFEMRRVIETSMVRKLCAIVKPEQLAPLEILIREEHEASHEGDIVGALDVTVDIHLKLAELADNYYYYHFLEELISLTSVIISLYGTNQSFCHDHEELLAAILRQDGEQAAHIMEEHLWQIERSLNFTETTTNVLNFKEIFHK
- a CDS encoding extracellular solute-binding protein codes for the protein MKKRAFMLGMMTAATTVLGACGSEANEGAAAESGSTITITLMHRYQDSNIGKSPEDTAVLDGLKRFRADYPNVEVIEEQLQNEDYSIKAQALAAADDMPDVFIVPGSWMTNFVDNEIALPLNAELDKRTEWRDGYRAGTLDAGTREGQVYGIPIAAGPTHLIYYNADMFAEAGYSQFPATWQELMDAGGKLAEKGVNLFSYGDKSKGYAMSSWISALTDRISGPEWTESILTGGGAKFTDKGFVQAIGIMSDLAKAGYLNKDLNSVDSDTMVNYYFEGRSAAFVSGIWSAMNVVNNAPAEITDATRVAVFPGVDGGLGNPLSSSGGAGVYYSVNAGVQAGEKLDAIMTMLDYMTGSGSAKLMAEVGGFPAFDPGAFDTAKLHPVALAAYEASAAADATKIFDLWFDASIVEVINTGIQGVMAGSSTPEQLAQETQKAYETFLANP
- a CDS encoding carbohydrate ABC transporter permease, which encodes MGKALRPKGWVLLAYLLPGLIIYSFVVLVPIFSAFRYSFYSWTGGPKKTYIGIGNYLELLRDEVFWHSFLNNVLMTVYGLIGQVGLAFIFALLLMSKIVKLKGLHRTMSYFPSTLAPVIIAFLWMLIYNYNYGLLNAGLTKLGLGNLVQSWLDLTGPIVLLVSIPLSWQNIGFFTLLMLAGLSSINKEVLEVAELDGATGVRKAWYVIIPLAKPTLVVASLLCIANNMRGFEHIYAMTGGGPGNASSVMALYAYQTSFLRFRYGYGSALAIAIIALTMLMILLSTLALKRGENQKGGAY
- a CDS encoding carbohydrate ABC transporter permease, whose protein sequence is MELQLELKSQASSRRLLPGPAKLMVNALMLLFTASCIIPLLWIGYSSLKTQAEFANNILSLPSAPQFGNYLEAIKITNMLQLSWNSARVTLLSVIGITAISFVTGYITARLDFKGKKAMIFYYLFGMLVPIHALLVPIYLLFKNFGLADEWYTLIIPYIAFNLSLPIMLVSSYVVGIPKEIEEAAAIDGLSFSGTMFRIIFPIAVPVLTTVAILQFFSCWNEFSFALVLLKDESLRTVPLGMSYFKSQHSTNYPQLMAGMVLSMLPVTLVYFTFSSRIIAGVMSGAVKG
- a CDS encoding DUF6282 family protein — translated: MLNNNYNQEQTQLRTPDRSRWNESFYRRSMELPDELLIGAIDSHVHAGPVLNSNPGHLDPIQVAQEAAAAGMKSIVYYDVFGWASGMAWVVNRHVPGIHTYGGYLMNSCHGGMNPRSVKTALHMEEGCRFISFGSHCTRHSAERESTLIDGKLVPFKDAFPKFAEKELPVATSIPLEGPVSEELDEILSMVAEHPEVYLNTGHVSVPEALRLLDLAEQYGIAKVLIAHPVRGQMTIEEQKAAAARGAFLEACLVDWLYPDVPRTHYYVEREYMDMGAELGRFSNATKWMKTIREVGIGQFVLGTDYGIRAASTPVQGMRTMIASMLDYQFSPDDIYRMVATNPARLIGIES